In a genomic window of Gloeothece verrucosa PCC 7822:
- a CDS encoding SDR family NAD(P)-dependent oxidoreductase — MNTIQDHPIGFILAAIGTFWVLLTILRWWQESQYNFKDKTVLITGGSRGLGLVMARQLIKQGAILAICARNTAELEAAKSELEETGAKVLTIPCDVTNLSQVQELIETVNNSLGSIDVLINNAGMIQVGPYQTMTLSDYEAAMNVHFWSPLYTTLAVVPSMRKRKTGRIVNISSIGGKISVPHLLPYSASKFALVGLSEGMRSELARDGIIVTTVCPGLMRTGSTENAFFKGHYRAEYTWFSLSDSLPIISMSADAAARQILAAIRRGASEVTLSIPAFIATRFHGLFPGFTSDLLKWVNWLLPAAGGINDEQRPGKASHSSLSPSALTRLNNQAMRQNNELETDEL, encoded by the coding sequence ATGAACACTATTCAAGACCATCCTATAGGTTTTATTCTAGCCGCTATAGGCACATTTTGGGTTTTGCTTACTATTTTACGCTGGTGGCAAGAAAGCCAATATAATTTTAAAGATAAGACCGTATTAATTACTGGCGGCTCTCGTGGCCTTGGTTTAGTCATGGCACGCCAGCTAATAAAACAGGGTGCTATATTAGCTATCTGTGCCAGAAATACGGCAGAACTCGAAGCCGCTAAATCTGAGTTAGAAGAAACAGGAGCAAAAGTCTTGACAATTCCCTGTGATGTCACCAATTTATCTCAAGTCCAGGAGTTAATTGAAACAGTTAATAACTCTTTAGGCAGTATTGATGTGCTGATTAATAATGCAGGTATGATTCAAGTCGGCCCATATCAAACCATGACCCTATCTGATTACGAAGCCGCCATGAATGTTCATTTTTGGAGTCCTCTTTATACCACCCTTGCGGTTGTTCCTAGTATGAGAAAACGAAAAACCGGTCGAATTGTTAATATTTCCTCTATAGGCGGAAAAATTAGTGTTCCTCATTTATTACCTTATAGTGCCAGCAAGTTTGCTTTAGTTGGACTCTCTGAGGGAATGCGTTCGGAATTAGCACGTGATGGAATTATTGTTACTACTGTTTGCCCTGGATTAATGCGAACAGGAAGTACCGAAAATGCTTTTTTTAAAGGTCATTATCGGGCTGAATATACCTGGTTTAGTCTCAGCGATTCTCTCCCTATAATATCCATGAGTGCAGATGCCGCCGCGCGACAAATTTTAGCCGCTATTCGGCGAGGTGCTTCTGAAGTAACTTTATCAATTCCTGCATTTATTGCTACTCGCTTTCATGGTCTCTTTCCAGGGTTTACCAGTGATCTTTTAAAATGGGTTAACTGGTTACTTCCAGCCGCAGGAGGAATTAATGATGAACAACGACCCGGAAAAGCGAGTCATTCCTCATTATCTCCCTCAGCTTTAACTCGGTTGAATAATCAGGCTATGCGGCAAAATAACGAGCTTGAAACGGATGAATTATAA
- a CDS encoding dienelactone hydrolase family protein, which yields MKLEQIDVIIPTDDGQMPAFLCRPLSESPEPAIILLMEAFGLTSHIKDVARRIAAWGYVVLAPDLYYRELPLNTFSYDEVEQAMAMMYRLDLLATENDIRAALAYLKSCSNVKEDRIGMTGFCLGGGLTFMSACKFSNEIKAAAPFYGMVFDEWIEAVKNITIPVYLFFGGADPFIARKRIEQIESRFRELDKEYFLKVYDDADHGFFCDERSSYNFEAAVDAEQELTNFFEQYLRL from the coding sequence ATGAAACTTGAACAGATAGATGTCATAATTCCTACCGACGACGGACAAATGCCTGCCTTTTTGTGTCGGCCACTTTCAGAGAGTCCGGAACCTGCTATTATTCTCCTAATGGAAGCTTTTGGTTTAACATCCCATATAAAAGACGTGGCCCGCCGAATTGCTGCATGGGGTTATGTGGTTCTTGCCCCTGATTTATATTACCGAGAGTTACCTCTCAACACGTTCTCCTATGACGAAGTAGAACAAGCGATGGCTATGATGTATCGTCTCGATCTGTTGGCTACGGAAAATGACATTAGGGCGGCATTAGCTTATTTGAAATCCTGCTCAAATGTGAAAGAAGATCGCATTGGAATGACGGGATTCTGTTTAGGCGGGGGACTGACTTTTATGAGTGCTTGTAAATTTTCTAATGAAATTAAAGCAGCTGCTCCCTTTTACGGTATGGTTTTTGATGAGTGGATCGAGGCCGTTAAAAACATTACCATTCCCGTATATTTATTTTTCGGTGGTGCAGATCCATTTATTGCAAGGAAACGAATTGAACAAATCGAATCTCGCTTTCGTGAACTCGATAAAGAATATTTTTTAAAGGTTTATGACGATGCCGATCACGGGTTTTTCTGTGATGAGCGTTCTTCTTACAATTTTGAGGCTGCGGTTGATGCAGAGCAGGAATTGACAAATTTCTTTGAGCAATATCTACGTCTTTAA
- the modA gene encoding molybdate ABC transporter substrate-binding protein, producing the protein MKRKNFIGLLLCLMLTFIGTVSCSQSSDNTTSNSPSEPVKLTISAAISLKDALTEIKKIYQPENFNPKLTYNFGSSGTLQQQIEQGAPIDVFISAAPKQINALEAKKLLLEGTRQNLLKNNVVLVVAKNTDEANISDFKDLTNSKIKRLSIGDPGSVPAGQYGKEVLTFFNIYEQIKPKIVFAKDVRQVLAYLGTGNLDAGIVYGTDALTSDKVRVVATASENTHQPIIYPISVLKNSKNVEAAQQFIQFLSSPPAQTIFEKYGFKMAQ; encoded by the coding sequence ATGAAGAGAAAAAATTTTATAGGATTACTCCTGTGTTTGATGTTGACTTTTATAGGAACTGTTAGCTGTAGTCAGTCCTCAGATAATACAACTTCTAATTCCCCATCTGAACCGGTAAAGTTGACCATATCAGCCGCTATCAGTCTTAAAGATGCTCTAACGGAAATAAAAAAAATTTATCAACCAGAAAATTTTAATCCTAAACTAACTTATAATTTTGGGAGTTCAGGAACGTTACAGCAGCAAATTGAACAAGGCGCACCAATTGATGTTTTTATTTCGGCGGCTCCCAAACAAATAAATGCTTTAGAAGCTAAGAAGCTTTTATTAGAAGGAACTCGCCAAAACTTGTTAAAAAATAATGTGGTTTTAGTGGTGGCTAAAAATACTGATGAGGCGAATATTTCCGATTTTAAAGATTTAACAAATAGCAAAATTAAACGTTTGTCTATTGGCGACCCGGGGAGTGTTCCTGCTGGACAATATGGTAAAGAAGTTTTAACTTTTTTCAATATTTATGAGCAAATTAAACCTAAAATCGTTTTTGCTAAAGATGTTCGCCAAGTTTTAGCTTATTTGGGTACAGGTAATCTTGATGCAGGGATTGTTTATGGAACAGATGCCTTAACCTCAGATAAAGTTAGAGTAGTAGCTACAGCCTCAGAAAATACGCATCAACCGATTATTTATCCTATATCTGTGCTGAAAAATAGTAAAAATGTCGAGGCTGCCCAGCAATTTATTCAATTTCTTTCAAGTCCTCCTGCTCAAACAATATTTGAAAAGTATGGCTTTAAGATGGCACAGTAA